From Helicobacter sp. MIT 21-1697, a single genomic window includes:
- a CDS encoding toxin-antitoxin system YwqK family antitoxin produces the protein MKAVKIIFLILMCKLLIFEIAWASEEYDVRISYTGDKKSPIVIRTQYCKGTTMKCGTQIKKAPNGKVIFRAFYDKDKYEGKVSSYYLDGGIKEERYYNEGKEEGKRVLYFPNGKVQSEQEYKLNKREGEGKKYYESGVLQESFIYENNEREGVRAEFDKNGVLQYETLYKKGKKQWMKHYDEKGTMIEEKNCRWQTCY, from the coding sequence GTGAAAGCAGTAAAAATCATATTTTTAATCCTAATGTGCAAATTGCTCATATTTGAAATTGCTTGGGCTTCAGAAGAATATGATGTGAGAATCTCCTACACAGGCGATAAAAAATCCCCGATTGTCATCAGAACGCAATATTGTAAAGGCACAACGATGAAATGTGGCACACAAATCAAAAAAGCACCTAATGGCAAAGTGATTTTTCGTGCATTTTATGATAAAGATAAATATGAGGGAAAAGTGAGTTCTTATTACCTTGATGGCGGGATTAAAGAAGAGCGTTACTACAATGAGGGAAAAGAAGAGGGCAAACGCGTCCTTTATTTTCCTAATGGCAAAGTGCAGAGTGAGCAAGAATATAAGCTCAATAAGCGCGAGGGTGAGGGCAAAAAATATTATGAATCTGGTGTGTTGCAAGAGAGTTTTATTTATGAAAATAACGAGCGCGAGGGTGTGAGAGCAGAGTTTGATAAAAATGGTGTGCTACAATATGAGACGCTTTATAAAAAAGGTAAGAAACAATGGATGAAGCATTATGATGAAAAAGGCACAATGATTGAGGAGAAAAATTGTCGTTGGCAAACTTGTTATTAA
- a CDS encoding toxin-antitoxin system YwqK family antitoxin, whose translation MSIWYARIKQGINKKLVLMGSISVLILGGCVGEQVALPQDSQIHNQTSPKNKHTPLSTQQKPLPATIQESNQKPSYSQAALEKIVGEQSTGEVRDNGRTFRAEITYKPGTKIKHGKEVLYYLNGTMAQRAFYVDGKKEDVFEIFSEKGILIYQAHYSAGQLNGLCRMFDVANGNIKSEMNFVRGIQEGQTNIYNTAGKLWYQLQYKQGKKEGVAKEFDENGRVVREVRYANDKEIK comes from the coding sequence ATGAGTATTTGGTATGCTAGAATCAAACAGGGGATAAATAAAAAATTAGTGCTTATGGGTAGTATAAGTGTGTTGATACTAGGAGGTTGTGTAGGTGAGCAAGTTGCCTTACCACAGGATTCTCAAATACACAATCAAACTTCTCCAAAAAACAAACATACTCCTTTGAGTACGCAGCAAAAACCACTTCCTGCCACAATACAAGAATCAAATCAGAAACCCTCCTATTCTCAAGCAGCACTTGAAAAAATTGTTGGGGAGCAAAGCACAGGGGAAGTGCGCGATAATGGACGCACTTTTAGGGCAGAAATCACCTATAAACCGGGCACGAAAATCAAGCACGGCAAAGAGGTTTTGTATTACCTCAATGGCACAATGGCGCAGCGAGCATTTTATGTTGATGGCAAAAAAGAAGATGTGTTTGAGATTTTTAGTGAAAAAGGTATTCTTATTTATCAAGCGCATTATAGTGCGGGGCAGCTCAATGGCTTGTGTCGTATGTTTGATGTTGCTAATGGTAATATTAAGAGTGAGATGAATTTTGTAAGGGGTATTCAAGAGGGGCAAACGAATATTTATAATACGGCAGGGAAACTTTGGTATCAGCTCCAATACAAGCAGGGCAAAAAAGAGGGTGTTGCAAAAGAATTTGATGAAAATGGCAGGGTAGTGCGTGAAGTGCGTTATGCCAATGATAAAGAGATAAAATAG
- a CDS encoding TonB-dependent receptor plug domain-containing protein, translating to MKIYPYLLFFSAMASAVFGEETQKSMMSVEVDGLNRNVWQIDKKVFEDKGYYSTEDIFRYTPFVGLSNLGLGGNLDLRGQGNHANTSVQVLINGVYSNMLDSHHNSILALTPLNTLTPQSIESIEILPGGGAVMYGSGTRGGVVNIITQRRYEQPFFSTGLSYGNVIASTGNNYNAHAKYGAKIGESAYISLGAAYINRGGPREGDKINGAQVDMSMVKDFSGGGVIS from the coding sequence ATGAAAATATATCCTTATTTGTTATTTTTTAGTGCAATGGCGAGTGCAGTCTTTGGGGAAGAGACACAAAAATCTATGATGAGCGTGGAGGTTGATGGGCTTAATCGTAATGTATGGCAGATAGATAAAAAAGTATTTGAGGATAAAGGCTATTATTCCACAGAGGATATTTTCCGCTACACACCTTTTGTTGGGCTATCTAATCTTGGGTTAGGAGGGAATCTTGATTTGAGAGGGCAGGGCAATCACGCAAACACTTCGGTGCAGGTGCTGATAAATGGTGTGTATAGCAATATGCTTGATTCTCATCATAATTCTATACTTGCCCTCACACCCCTTAATACTCTTACGCCACAAAGTATAGAATCTATTGAGATTTTGCCCGGTGGTGGAGCTGTGATGTATGGCAGTGGCACACGAGGCGGAGTTGTGAATATTATCACGCAAAGGCGATATGAGCAGCCATTTTTCTCCACAGGGCTAAGCTATGGCAATGTCATCGCTTCCACAGGTAATAATTATAATGCTCACGCAAAATATGGCGCAAAAATAGGAGAGAGTGCTTATATTTCGCTCGGGGCGGCATATATCAATCGTGGAGGTCCTAGAGAGGGTGATAAAATAAATGGAGCACAAGTAGATATGAGTATGGTTAAAGATTTTAGCGGGGGGGGGGTCATCTCTTAG
- a CDS encoding TonB-dependent receptor, whose product MYTTPYNSFADIPNPTKAHRKLSGDGSLHNTQQRLDMSLGFKSGLSENATFDIKAFYHLNRIKYGNAHINMAHLEIENQPSGSSGGGGSNDLRFNHLVADQSGSLFDDQKVGLLAKYDLRHSNGRFIAGVESLYNYAKRNMIANVSSTGPIGKYHHDSDISLNGSKWSNALYALEKYDFTQRFSLTGGARYEFASYHTFVHNIQQIMAERHINLSSIDSTKTHHTSLHNFALEFSPHFAYSDSGNVSAKYERGFFSPSSHSLIGYVGGEYNNAIQPDGFVLIEVKNINNGVYVTSNIPKKETYDSFELVWKDIFWDKVMLSANAFYTLTHNEFNTTGNFYALGTKGTWISNYNKTQRSGIELFSQQYFFEGKFNLSQSFTYIDARIKDKGLNANVRIPYVSNYKGTFGISLALGKHWNVWSQNTFYGNQKDISGESMKAYHLTDIGVNARFGDLSLNAGVRNVFDTFYYSYYNNDSRLYHTLAGNGTLAGYGFLIGQGRSAFIEGRYTF is encoded by the coding sequence ATTTATACTACCCCATATAATTCATTTGCGGACATACCAAATCCTACAAAAGCACATAGGAAACTTAGCGGTGATGGTAGCCTCCACAATACGCAACAACGGCTTGATATGAGTCTTGGGTTTAAGAGTGGGCTTAGTGAAAATGCGACATTTGATATAAAAGCGTTTTATCATCTCAATAGAATCAAATATGGCAATGCTCACATCAATATGGCTCATTTAGAAATAGAGAATCAGCCAAGTGGTAGCAGTGGCGGTGGAGGTAGTAATGACTTACGCTTTAATCATTTGGTTGCTGACCAAAGTGGCTCTTTGTTTGATGACCAAAAGGTAGGATTACTTGCCAAATATGACTTAAGGCACAGCAATGGACGCTTTATCGCAGGAGTAGAATCTCTATATAATTATGCCAAGCGCAATATGATTGCGAATGTTTCCTCAACAGGTCCGATTGGTAAATATCATCACGATTCGGATATTTCTTTAAATGGTTCAAAATGGAGTAATGCTCTCTATGCTTTAGAAAAATATGATTTTACGCAGAGATTTTCTCTCACAGGTGGAGCGCGATATGAATTTGCCTCTTATCATACATTTGTTCATAATATACAACAAATTATGGCAGAGAGACACATAAACCTAAGTAGTATTGATAGCACCAAAACTCATCATACCTCTTTACATAATTTTGCCCTAGAGTTTAGCCCTCATTTTGCGTATTCAGATTCTGGCAATGTCTCTGCCAAATATGAGCGAGGATTTTTCTCTCCAAGTTCTCATTCTTTGATCGGATATGTCGGCGGAGAATATAATAATGCGATACAACCAGATGGTTTTGTTCTTATTGAAGTAAAAAATATCAATAATGGAGTGTATGTTACAAGTAATATTCCTAAAAAAGAAACTTATGATAGCTTTGAGTTGGTGTGGAAAGATATTTTTTGGGATAAGGTGATGCTAAGTGCAAATGCGTTTTACACGCTTACCCATAATGAATTTAACACCACAGGTAATTTTTATGCTCTTGGCACAAAAGGCACTTGGATAAGCAATTATAACAAGACGCAAAGAAGTGGTATAGAGCTATTTTCTCAGCAGTATTTCTTTGAGGGTAAATTCAATTTAAGTCAGAGCTTTACTTATATTGATGCGCGCATTAAAGATAAGGGTTTGAATGCTAATGTAAGAATCCCCTATGTGAGCAACTACAAAGGCACTTTTGGTATTTCACTCGCGCTTGGTAAGCATTGGAATGTGTGGAGTCAAAATACATTCTATGGGAATCAAAAAGATATAAGCGGTGAGAGTATGAAGGCGTATCATCTCACAGATATAGGCGTAAATGCTAGATTTGGCGATTTATCATTAAATGCGGGCGTGCGAAATGTGTTTGATACCTTTTATTATAGCTATTATAATAATGATAGCAGATTATATCACACACTTGCAGGAAATGGGACACTTGCCGGATATGGATTCTTAATCGGGCAGGGGCGCAGTGCATTTATTGAGGGACGATACACATTTTAG
- a CDS encoding TonB-dependent receptor, with the protein MKKYCSYALLCAVFQASLGDEAKNSESVQSQVRLDKSIVRASMMSTKLDELNRNVYEIDKESILDKGYRSTEDIFRYTPFVGLANVGLGGNLDLRGQGNRANTSVQVLINGVYANMLDSSHGVTPLNTLSPSSIESIEILPGGGAVMYGNGTRGGVVNIITQRRYEQPFFSAGLSYSNILASTGNNYNADAKFGTKIGEDTYLSLGAAYINRGGPRVGDKTSGAQVNMGVIKDFSGGGRSSLSFDIDYFYGLIDTTPNNSFMDISNPTKNDRKRAGNGDFHNTQQRLDVSVGYKSQVSENATFDIKAFYHLNRIKYVDSITNLTNYRYNNMITFTRTSADQSGSLFDDQKVGLSAKYDLRHSNGRFVLGLESLYSRGKRTMEQVINATGGSGNMQGQSISNASYFHPMSIPFVGTKWSNALYALEKYDFTQRFSLTGGARYENALYDVNVENIQRINVNMGQQQINTSSSTKGSLKDSLHNFALEMSPNYHYSDSGNIYAKYERGFFSPSPNSMLQRVSINRVSQYTNTNLKQESYDTFEVGFKDFFGEVAMISASGFYTLTHNEFYTIGNAHSASGVWYGNYDKTQRIGVELFSQQYFFGGRLSLSESFTYIDARILKNNGVSVKDRIPYVSNYKGTFGINLALGKHWNVWSQNTFYGNQKDISGESMKAYSLTDIGLSGKFGDLSLSGGVRNVFDTFYYSYYNGDSSDSIAGYGFLIGQGRSAFIEGRWSF; encoded by the coding sequence ATGAAAAAATATTGTTCTTATGCACTCTTGTGTGCTGTATTTCAAGCATCTTTGGGAGATGAGGCAAAAAACTCTGAAAGTGTGCAAAGCCAAGTCAGGCTAGATAAATCAATCGTGCGTGCTTCTATGATGAGCACAAAACTTGATGAGCTTAATCGTAATGTGTATGAGATTGATAAGGAGAGTATTTTGGACAAAGGCTATCGTTCAACAGAGGATATTTTCCGCTACACGCCTTTTGTTGGGTTGGCAAATGTTGGCTTAGGAGGGAATCTTGATTTGAGAGGGCAGGGCAATCGTGCCAATACTTCGGTGCAAGTGCTGATAAATGGCGTGTACGCAAATATGCTTGATAGTTCTCACGGCGTAACGCCACTGAATACGCTCTCCCCTAGCAGTATAGAATCTATTGAGATTTTGCCCGGTGGCGGAGCTGTGATGTATGGGAATGGCACACGAGGCGGGGTAGTCAATATCATCACACAAAGGCGATATGAGCAGCCATTTTTCTCTGCGGGGCTAAGTTATAGCAATATCCTTGCTTCCACAGGTAATAATTATAATGCTGATGCGAAGTTTGGCACAAAAATAGGTGAGGACACTTATCTCTCACTCGGGGCGGCATATATCAATCGTGGAGGTCCTAGAGTTGGGGATAAAACAAGCGGAGCTCAAGTAAATATGGGTGTTATCAAAGACTTTTCGGGGGGGGGGCGTTCATCTCTTAGCTTTGATATAGATTATTTTTATGGGTTGATTGATACCACACCTAATAACTCCTTTATGGATATATCAAATCCTACAAAAAATGATAGGAAAAGAGCAGGAAATGGGGATTTTCACAATACACAACAACGACTTGATGTGAGTGTAGGTTATAAGTCTCAAGTAAGTGAAAATGCGACATTTGATATTAAAGCCTTTTATCATCTTAATAGAATTAAATATGTGGATTCTATTACGAATCTTACGAATTATCGTTATAACAATATGATTACTTTTACCCGCACTTCTGCTGACCAAAGTGGCTCTTTGTTTGATGACCAAAAGGTAGGGTTGAGCGCCAAATATGACTTAAGGCACAGCAATGGACGCTTTGTTCTAGGCTTAGAATCTCTTTATAGTCGTGGTAAGCGCACAATGGAACAAGTTATTAACGCCACAGGGGGAAGTGGAAATATGCAGGGACAAAGCATAAGCAATGCAAGTTATTTCCACCCGATGAGTATCCCATTTGTAGGGACAAAATGGAGTAATGCTCTTTATGCTTTAGAAAAATATGATTTTACACAGAGATTTTCTCTCACAGGTGGAGCGCGTTATGAAAATGCCCTCTATGATGTCAATGTAGAGAATATACAAAGAATAAATGTAAATATGGGGCAACAACAAATTAATACAAGTTCTTCTACCAAAGGCTCTCTTAAAGATTCGCTACATAATTTTGCCCTAGAGATGAGTCCAAATTATCACTATTCAGATTCTGGTAATATATATGCCAAATATGAGCGAGGATTTTTCTCGCCATCTCCAAACTCTATGCTTCAAAGAGTGAGCATAAATCGTGTATCACAATATACCAATACCAATTTGAAACAAGAGAGCTATGATACTTTTGAAGTGGGCTTTAAGGATTTTTTTGGTGAAGTAGCAATGATAAGCGCGAGTGGATTTTATACCTTGACACATAATGAGTTTTATACCATTGGTAATGCCCATAGTGCAAGTGGCGTGTGGTATGGAAATTATGATAAAACACAAAGAATTGGGGTAGAGCTGTTTTCGCAGCAGTATTTCTTTGGCGGGAGATTATCTTTGAGCGAGAGCTTTACTTATATTGATGCGCGGATTCTCAAAAATAATGGTGTGAGCGTGAAAGATAGAATCCCCTATGTGAGCAACTACAAAGGCACTTTTGGGATTAATCTCGCACTAGGTAAGCATTGGAATGTGTGGAGTCAAAATACATTCTATGGGAATCAAAAAGATATAAGCGGTGAGAGTATGAAGGCTTATAGCTTGACAGATATAGGCTTAAGTGGGAAATTTGGGGATTTATCTTTAAGCGGTGGCGTGCGAAATGTGTTTGATACTTTCTATTATAGCTATTATAATGGGGATTCTAGTGATAGCATCGCAGGATATGGATTCTTAATCGGGCAGGGGCGCAGTGCATTTATTGAGGGACGATGGAGCTTTTAA
- a CDS encoding SIR2 family NAD-dependent protein deacylase: protein MPKLVVFSGAGLSAESGLETFRDNGGLWAQYDPMKVCNYENWLENFALVHRFYNLRREELGKVQPNAMHKFLATLPHSLKVKQDIEVIHITQNVDDLLERAGVSNVIHLHGELCKIICPKCEHIFDIGYTHFEPHNCPNCDYTKLKPFIVFFYERAPKYMMMHDIFAQLGSRDCVLVIGTSGNVVDISSIIALRGNSTKIGYTILNNLQPCPSIAESVFDKIFYKPTTQAIPEIQQELRHFFAS from the coding sequence ATGCCAAAACTTGTAGTATTTAGTGGAGCAGGATTAAGCGCAGAATCCGGACTAGAAACATTTAGAGACAATGGCGGATTATGGGCGCAGTATGACCCTATGAAAGTGTGTAATTATGAAAATTGGCTAGAAAATTTTGCTCTCGTGCATAGATTCTATAATTTGCGGCGTGAAGAACTAGGCAAAGTCCAACCTAATGCTATGCACAAGTTTTTAGCTACGCTTCCTCATAGTCTTAAAGTAAAGCAAGATATAGAGGTGATTCACATCACACAAAATGTTGATGATTTGTTAGAGCGCGCTGGAGTGAGCAATGTAATACATCTTCACGGGGAGCTATGCAAAATTATATGCCCTAAATGTGAGCATATTTTTGATATAGGTTATACGCATTTTGAGCCGCATAATTGCCCAAATTGCGATTATACAAAGCTCAAGCCTTTTATTGTATTTTTTTATGAACGCGCACCTAAATATATGATGATGCACGATATTTTTGCACAGCTTGGAAGTAGGGATTGCGTGTTAGTCATTGGCACAAGCGGTAATGTGGTAGATATTAGTAGCATTATCGCTCTTAGAGGGAATAGCACAAAAATTGGTTATACGATTCTCAATAATTTGCAACCTTGTCCTAGCATTGCAGAATCTGTATTTGATAAGATTTTTTATAAGCCAACTACACAAGCGATACCAGAGATACAGCAAGAATTACGGCACTTTTTTGCTTCTTAG
- a CDS encoding metal-sensing transcriptional repressor: MLEHKTMHNIHKRLKKIIGQLNGIDKMISDNAPCPDVLIQLNAAKSALHKVGQIVLEGHINHCVRDSIHNETDDIDKTLNELATAIEHFSRMS, from the coding sequence ATGCTTGAACACAAAACAATGCACAATATACACAAACGACTTAAAAAAATCATTGGACAGCTTAATGGCATTGATAAAATGATAAGCGATAATGCTCCCTGCCCTGATGTGCTTATCCAACTTAATGCCGCCAAAAGTGCGTTGCATAAAGTCGGGCAAATCGTGCTTGAGGGGCATATCAATCATTGTGTGCGCGATAGTATCCATAATGAAACAGATGATATTGACAAAACGCTCAATGAACTTGCTACTGCCATAGAGCATTTCTCTCGTATGAGCTAG